A genomic stretch from Microbacterium proteolyticum includes:
- a CDS encoding FHA domain-containing protein FhaB/FipA, translated as MSQLTLLLLQGGFLVLLWFFVFGVVYSLRADLFGVKVRKLPEPAAPPAPAGAAPVASPDAVTTQVKRPAAPAPAPAGSLATTSAVSRIVITSGPKAGLELPLGTEPLTIGRSSESGLVIRDDYTSSHHARLVLWGDQWMLQDLDSTNGTTHDGVRVAAPVQVKVGAPIKVGATTFELRT; from the coding sequence ATGAGTCAACTGACTCTTCTCCTTCTGCAGGGCGGGTTCCTCGTGCTGCTGTGGTTCTTCGTGTTCGGGGTCGTCTACTCGCTGCGCGCCGACCTTTTCGGCGTCAAGGTGCGCAAGCTCCCCGAGCCGGCGGCACCCCCCGCTCCGGCCGGTGCCGCGCCCGTCGCCTCCCCCGACGCGGTGACGACCCAGGTCAAACGTCCCGCCGCTCCGGCTCCCGCCCCGGCCGGCAGCCTGGCCACGACCTCGGCGGTCTCACGCATCGTCATCACCAGCGGACCCAAAGCGGGTCTCGAACTGCCGCTGGGGACCGAGCCCCTGACCATCGGCCGCTCGAGCGAGTCGGGTCTCGTCATCCGCGACGACTACACCTCCAGCCACCACGCCCGTCTCGTCCTCTGGGGCGATCAGTGGATGCTGCAGGACCTCGATTCGACCAACGGCACCACCCACGACGGGGTGCGCGTCGCAGCTCCGGTCCAGGTCAAGGTGGGCGCGCCCATCAAGGTCGGCGCGACGACGTTCGAGCTGAGGACGTAA
- a CDS encoding PP2C family protein-serine/threonine phosphatase, which produces MVFQGSSAAISHTGKVRSNNQDSGYAGSNLFVVADGMGGHAGGDVASSLAIGRLTELDQPFRSPTEAEHAIREALADTATELIDTVASRPELAGMGTTVSALVMVDDYAVIGHIGDSRIYLYRDDTLTQITADHTFVQRLVDSGRITPEEARYHPRRSVLMRVLGDMDPDPEVDSFIMPTQDGDRWLLCSDGLSGVVDDDHTAKTLALGMPPARTADALLKQALDGGAPDNVTVVLVDVGGQHPVFIGTPTIVGSASNPRGVVVPAARTGRAGWLHHARQVANEPTHFEPAAEFLEELIEEDRRRARRRRLGWLAALIIVLVGLGLGLYGGYTWTQSRYYVGTDDDSVVIYRGIQQSIGPLSLSTVYEDTDVTLDELSEFDRQTVETTISASSLADAQRIVDRLRPAEEVSG; this is translated from the coding sequence ATGGTCTTCCAGGGCTCGAGCGCGGCCATCTCCCACACGGGCAAGGTGCGCTCCAACAACCAGGACTCCGGTTACGCCGGGTCCAACCTCTTCGTGGTCGCCGACGGCATGGGCGGTCACGCGGGCGGCGACGTGGCTTCGAGCCTGGCCATCGGTCGCCTCACCGAACTCGACCAGCCGTTCCGCTCGCCCACCGAAGCCGAACACGCCATTCGCGAGGCCCTCGCCGACACGGCGACCGAGTTGATCGACACCGTCGCGAGTCGTCCCGAGCTCGCGGGCATGGGCACCACGGTCAGCGCGCTCGTGATGGTCGACGACTACGCCGTGATCGGCCACATCGGTGACTCGCGGATCTACCTCTACCGCGACGACACGCTCACCCAGATCACCGCCGACCACACCTTCGTGCAGCGGCTGGTGGACTCCGGCCGCATCACTCCGGAAGAAGCGCGTTATCACCCGCGTCGCTCCGTGCTCATGCGCGTGCTCGGCGACATGGACCCCGACCCCGAAGTCGACAGCTTCATCATGCCGACGCAGGACGGCGACCGTTGGCTGCTGTGCTCCGACGGACTGTCGGGTGTCGTCGACGACGACCACACGGCCAAGACCCTCGCGCTGGGCATGCCTCCGGCGCGCACGGCCGACGCGTTGCTGAAGCAGGCGCTCGACGGCGGTGCCCCCGACAACGTCACCGTGGTGCTCGTCGACGTGGGGGGCCAGCATCCCGTCTTCATCGGTACCCCGACGATCGTCGGCTCGGCATCCAATCCTCGCGGTGTCGTCGTCCCGGCCGCCCGCACGGGCCGCGCCGGCTGGCTGCACCACGCGCGTCAGGTCGCCAACGAGCCGACGCACTTCGAGCCCGCCGCGGAGTTCCTCGAGGAACTCATCGAAGAAGACCGGCGCCGCGCGCGCCGCCGCCGCCTGGGCTGGCTCGCCGCACTGATCATCGTGCTCGTCGGACTCGGACTCGGCCTGTACGGCGGATACACGTGGACGCAGTCGCGGTACTACGTCGGCACCGACGACGACTCGGTCGTGATCTACCGGGGCATCCAGCAGTCCATCGGTCCGCTCTCGCTCTCGACGGTCTACGAAGACACCGACGTCACCCTCGACGAGCTGTCGGAGTTCGACCGGCAGACGGTCGAGACCACGATCTCGGCGAGCTCCCTCGCCGACGCCCAGCGCATCGTGGATCGTCTGCGCCCCGCGGAGGAGGTCAGCGGATGA
- a CDS encoding FtsW/RodA/SpoVE family cell cycle protein, protein MTNQKLTRSTEDVSTDTAVMRALKKIRVPATQRNRELGLLVFAIAVYGAAVSLVQLGATGAVETGFLILAAVPAVLALVMHVVLRLRARDADPFVLPIATVLTGLGIAMIYRIDLAERLTGWDATGNRQIAWAVIAMIAALAVLIFVRNYRVLFRYTYLFGLVGILLLLLPFVPGLGTDQNADVWVSLGFVSFQPGELAKICLAIFFAGYLVRTRESLTSTGTRFLFMTWPRARELGPVLIIWLVSLGIIVLQRDLGTGLLIFGMFVAMLYVATGKTSWVLIGLILVATGAFLASRVLPYVQGRFANWLGAFDPEVIDRDGGSYQLVQGIFGLSHGGLFGTGLGQGRPYITPLSQSDYIVPSLGEELGLVGLFAILALYMVFTSRGIRIGLAGQDDFGKLLATGFSFTIALQVFIMVGGVTRVIPLTGLTTPFLAAGGSSLIANWIIVAFLLRISDAVRSRPRVVIG, encoded by the coding sequence ATGACGAATCAGAAGCTCACCCGGTCGACGGAGGACGTCTCCACCGACACCGCCGTCATGCGGGCCTTGAAGAAGATCCGCGTCCCGGCGACGCAGCGCAACCGCGAGCTGGGACTGCTCGTGTTCGCCATCGCCGTCTACGGCGCGGCGGTTTCGCTCGTGCAGCTCGGCGCGACCGGTGCGGTGGAGACGGGCTTCCTCATCCTCGCCGCCGTTCCCGCGGTGCTCGCCCTCGTCATGCACGTCGTGCTCCGCCTGCGTGCCCGCGACGCCGATCCGTTCGTGCTGCCCATCGCCACCGTCCTGACGGGTCTGGGTATCGCGATGATCTACCGGATCGACCTCGCCGAGCGCCTCACCGGCTGGGATGCCACGGGCAACCGCCAGATCGCGTGGGCCGTCATCGCGATGATCGCCGCGCTCGCGGTGCTGATCTTCGTCCGCAACTACCGCGTGCTGTTCCGCTACACCTATCTCTTCGGTCTCGTCGGTATCCTTCTCCTGCTCCTGCCGTTCGTGCCGGGTCTGGGCACCGATCAGAACGCCGACGTCTGGGTATCGCTCGGCTTCGTGTCGTTCCAGCCGGGCGAGCTCGCGAAGATCTGCCTGGCGATCTTCTTCGCCGGCTACCTCGTGCGCACTCGCGAGAGCCTCACCTCCACCGGCACGCGCTTCCTCTTCATGACGTGGCCGCGCGCCCGCGAACTCGGTCCGGTGCTCATCATCTGGCTCGTCTCGCTGGGCATCATCGTGCTCCAGCGCGACCTCGGCACCGGGCTGCTCATCTTCGGCATGTTCGTCGCGATGCTCTACGTCGCCACCGGCAAGACGAGCTGGGTCCTGATCGGTCTGATCCTCGTCGCGACCGGTGCCTTCCTGGCCTCTCGCGTGCTGCCCTACGTCCAGGGCCGCTTCGCCAACTGGCTGGGGGCGTTCGACCCGGAGGTCATCGACCGCGACGGCGGCAGCTATCAGCTGGTCCAGGGCATCTTCGGGCTCTCGCACGGCGGCCTCTTCGGCACCGGGCTCGGGCAGGGGCGTCCGTACATCACGCCGCTGTCGCAGAGCGACTACATCGTGCCCAGCCTGGGCGAGGAGCTCGGCCTCGTGGGCCTGTTCGCAATACTCGCGCTCTACATGGTGTTCACCAGCCGCGGCATCCGGATCGGGCTCGCCGGCCAGGACGACTTCGGCAAGTTGCTCGCCACGGGCTTCTCGTTCACCATCGCGCTGCAGGTGTTCATCATGGTCGGCGGTGTCACCCGGGTCATCCCCCTGACGGGCCTGACCACCCCCTTCCTGGCCGCCGGAGGGTCGTCGCTCATCGCGAACTGGATCATCGTGGCGTTCCTTCTGCGCATCTCCGACGCCGTCCGCAGTCGCCCCCGGGTGGTGATCGGCTGA
- a CDS encoding peptidoglycan D,D-transpeptidase FtsI family protein yields MTTELRRLSIVMLAMFLALFTSTSIIQVVQAGALTNTAGNTRALYDSYEVQRGSIIASGTVIASSVPSNDVYSWQRQYTDAEMWAPVTGWVNPVLDSRTRIEATENGVLSGSDNADYFSRIERAATGQLPRGANVELSLDADVQRAAWDALGDQQGAVVAIEPSTGRILAMVSKPSFDTNTLASHDTDAVNAAYDQLVADAAKPLDNRAIEGDLNPPGSTFKLVVASAALASGRYTPDSTFPNVSAYTLPESTNVVSNAGGGSCGGGDTVTIATALRLSCNIPFAELAVELGDDAIRAEAEKYGFNSEFSIPLRSTASTYPATPNAPQTALSGFGQGDVRATPLQMAMVSAGIANDGVVMNPRMVDRVIRPDLSVASEGTSTEFGRALESSTAAQMVTMMTANVQDGAASNARIDGVQVAGKTGTAENDSRPYTLWFTGFAPAEDPRVAVAVVVENGGGQGQNGSGNEIAAPIAKKVMEAVLGR; encoded by the coding sequence GTGACCACCGAGCTCCGACGCCTCAGCATCGTCATGCTGGCGATGTTCCTGGCGCTGTTCACCTCGACGAGCATCATCCAGGTCGTGCAGGCCGGCGCCCTGACCAACACCGCGGGGAACACCCGCGCCCTGTACGACTCCTACGAGGTGCAGCGCGGTTCGATCATCGCCAGCGGTACGGTGATCGCCTCCTCGGTCCCCTCGAACGACGTGTACAGCTGGCAGCGCCAGTACACGGATGCCGAGATGTGGGCGCCCGTGACGGGGTGGGTGAACCCGGTGCTCGATTCGCGGACGCGCATCGAGGCGACCGAGAACGGCGTGCTCAGCGGATCGGACAACGCCGACTACTTCTCGCGCATCGAACGCGCCGCGACCGGTCAATTGCCGCGCGGCGCCAACGTCGAGCTCTCGCTCGACGCGGACGTACAGCGGGCCGCGTGGGACGCACTCGGCGACCAGCAGGGCGCCGTCGTCGCGATCGAGCCCTCGACCGGCCGCATCCTCGCCATGGTGTCCAAGCCCAGCTTCGACACGAACACCCTCGCGTCCCACGACACGGATGCCGTGAACGCCGCATACGACCAGCTCGTCGCCGACGCGGCCAAACCGCTCGACAACCGCGCCATCGAGGGCGACCTCAACCCTCCGGGCTCGACGTTCAAGCTCGTGGTGGCCTCAGCGGCCCTCGCATCCGGCCGCTACACGCCCGACTCCACGTTCCCCAATGTCTCGGCGTACACGCTGCCCGAGTCGACCAACGTCGTCAGCAACGCCGGAGGGGGGTCATGCGGCGGCGGCGACACCGTGACCATCGCGACCGCGTTGCGCTTGAGCTGCAACATCCCCTTCGCAGAGCTCGCGGTCGAACTCGGCGACGACGCCATTCGCGCGGAAGCCGAGAAGTACGGCTTCAACAGCGAGTTCTCGATCCCGCTGCGGTCGACGGCATCCACCTATCCGGCCACGCCCAACGCGCCCCAGACCGCTCTGAGCGGCTTCGGTCAGGGCGACGTGCGCGCAACGCCGCTGCAGATGGCGATGGTGTCGGCGGGTATCGCGAACGACGGCGTCGTGATGAACCCGCGGATGGTGGACCGCGTGATCCGGCCCGACCTGTCGGTCGCAAGCGAGGGCACCAGCACCGAATTCGGTCGGGCTCTCGAGTCGTCGACCGCGGCACAGATGGTCACCATGATGACGGCGAACGTCCAGGACGGCGCGGCATCGAATGCAAGAATAGACGGGGTCCAGGTGGCGGGTAAGACCGGCACCGCGGAGAACGATTCCCGTCCCTACACTCTCTGGTTCACCGGCTTCGCGCCGGCGGAAGACCCCCGGGTCGCCGTCGCCGTGGTCGTCGAGAACGGTGGTGGCCAGGGGCAGAACGGGAGCGGCAACGAGATCGCCGCCCCGATAGCGAAGAAGGTCATGGAGGCGGTGCTGGGGCGATGA
- a CDS encoding serine/threonine-protein kinase: MRPTQGVTFGGRYELDSRIAIGGMGEVWEATDHVIGRTVAIKILKDEYMGDPGFLERFRAEARHAALVNHEGIASVFDYGEEDGSAFLVMELVPGEALSTILERDGSLSTDKTLDIVAQTAAALQAAHAAGLVHRDIKPGNLLITPDGRVKITDFGIARIADQVPLTATGQVMGTVQYLSPEQASGHPASPATDTYSLGIVAYECLAGKRPFTGESQVAIAMAQINEQPAPLPATVPVPVQNLVMAMIAKKPEDRPASSAAVSRAATALRRGDLAAAAAAVPAVAAGAAAVDEATQLLTAGQTAAATRLMPTPAAATSLVTEEHIEEDQAPQKKRSRWTWPLVALIALLALVLAVTLFNLLSNQDEPTPAPSSPTPTATPTPSQTSATPTPTPTSQRVEVSSLGLQGKTCDDARAILEDNDLVADCQVGNAATSADDVGLIYDVNPTGRVDAGTTITVRYYGDETPLETPGTPTLPGSSVSAGSDIQVAWQQYTCPSGTGSVTSYNFTATNGTFNTNGQSTASFKPEARNAALKVSNSAGQTLRVTYTVSCSGIGDRQAGPSGEASASITGGASPSPTTSPTPSPTN, from the coding sequence ATGAGACCGACACAGGGTGTGACCTTCGGCGGGCGGTACGAGCTGGATTCGCGGATCGCGATCGGCGGCATGGGCGAGGTCTGGGAAGCGACCGACCACGTCATCGGACGTACCGTCGCCATCAAGATCCTCAAAGACGAATACATGGGCGACCCCGGCTTCCTCGAGCGTTTCCGCGCCGAGGCCCGGCACGCGGCCCTCGTCAACCACGAGGGCATCGCGAGCGTGTTCGACTACGGCGAGGAAGACGGCAGCGCCTTCCTCGTCATGGAGCTCGTGCCCGGCGAAGCCCTGTCGACCATCCTCGAACGCGACGGGTCGCTCTCCACTGACAAGACCCTCGACATCGTCGCCCAGACGGCCGCCGCTCTTCAGGCCGCGCACGCCGCCGGGCTCGTCCACCGCGACATCAAGCCGGGAAACCTGCTGATCACGCCCGATGGACGCGTCAAGATCACCGACTTCGGCATCGCCCGCATCGCCGACCAGGTGCCCCTGACCGCCACCGGGCAGGTCATGGGCACCGTGCAGTACCTGTCGCCCGAGCAGGCATCGGGTCACCCGGCGTCGCCGGCCACCGACACGTACTCGCTGGGCATCGTCGCGTACGAGTGCCTCGCCGGCAAGCGTCCCTTCACGGGCGAGTCGCAGGTCGCCATCGCGATGGCGCAGATCAACGAGCAGCCCGCGCCCCTGCCCGCCACCGTCCCGGTGCCGGTGCAGAACCTCGTCATGGCCATGATCGCCAAGAAGCCGGAGGATCGGCCGGCGTCATCGGCCGCCGTCTCCCGCGCCGCCACGGCCCTCCGTCGCGGTGACCTCGCCGCCGCCGCCGCCGCCGTGCCGGCCGTCGCCGCAGGTGCCGCCGCCGTCGACGAGGCCACGCAGTTGCTGACCGCGGGTCAGACGGCCGCCGCAACGCGGCTCATGCCCACGCCCGCCGCGGCCACGTCGCTCGTGACCGAGGAGCACATCGAAGAAGATCAGGCCCCGCAGAAGAAGCGGTCGCGCTGGACGTGGCCGCTCGTCGCGCTCATCGCCCTGCTCGCCCTCGTGCTGGCGGTCACGCTCTTCAATCTGCTCTCGAACCAGGACGAGCCCACGCCCGCGCCGTCGAGCCCGACTCCCACCGCGACGCCGACGCCGTCCCAGACGTCCGCGACACCGACGCCGACACCGACGTCTCAGCGCGTCGAGGTCTCGTCGCTCGGACTGCAGGGCAAGACCTGCGACGACGCCCGGGCCATTCTGGAAGACAACGACCTCGTGGCCGACTGCCAGGTGGGCAATGCGGCCACCTCGGCGGACGACGTGGGACTCATCTACGACGTGAACCCGACCGGACGTGTCGATGCGGGCACCACCATCACGGTCCGGTACTACGGCGACGAGACTCCTCTTGAGACGCCTGGCACGCCGACTCTGCCCGGCTCGTCGGTCTCGGCCGGAAGCGACATCCAGGTCGCGTGGCAGCAGTACACGTGCCCGTCGGGAACCGGCTCGGTGACCTCGTACAACTTCACCGCGACGAACGGCACGTTCAACACGAACGGGCAGTCGACGGCATCCTTCAAGCCCGAGGCGCGCAACGCCGCGCTCAAGGTGAGCAACTCCGCCGGCCAGACCCTGCGGGTGACCTACACGGTCAGCTGCTCGGGCATCGGCGACCGTCAGGCCGGGCCGTCCGGCGAGGCGTCGGCGTCGATCACGGGGGGCGCGAGCCCGAGCCCGACCACGAGCCCGACCCCGTCGCCGACCAACTGA
- the pknB gene encoding Stk1 family PASTA domain-containing Ser/Thr kinase, translating into MTTETRVLSGRYRVDDLIGRGGMASVYRGYDETLGRTVAIKILKSDLAGDAAFRTRFRLEAQAASRMAHPTIVRVFDAGEDAEVGVDGVEHPVPYIVMELVQGRLLKDVISQGNVPTDDALRYVDGILEALEYSHRAGVVHRDIKPGNVMITDSGRVKVMDFGIARAVSDSSSTVAETTAIVGTAAYFSPEQAKGESVDARADLYSTGVVLYELLTGRPPFRGDTPVAVAYQHVSEAPLPPSEIDDSIPRALDAVVLRALAKDPFQRPQDAASFREALDETIDGKAPTKRQMSALSNELYGPNPRQAAETARSLRQLSTDTTMRRTQAGPPVAWIWAGVSVLAVLLVAVLIWVMQIQPAREVPTASLSVPNVVDMSYDRAAETLVGQQLTTARVNQPDENIAAGNVVSTVPEAGTTVAAGQKVTLYVSTGPDTATVPTLEGINENEARSAIEGAGLSVGSIRRQNDPALAEGTVISSSLESGTAVAKGTTVNLIVASGQVVIVDFTGYTVDAARRELESEEKQLTVRTQDDPGCRATTPPTVATQSLAPGEVPVHSEITLTVCTGS; encoded by the coding sequence GTGACCACTGAGACGCGCGTCCTGTCCGGGCGCTACCGCGTCGACGACCTCATCGGTCGCGGCGGCATGGCGAGCGTCTACCGCGGGTACGACGAGACGCTCGGCCGCACGGTGGCCATCAAGATCCTGAAATCGGACCTCGCCGGCGACGCCGCCTTCCGCACGCGCTTCCGCCTCGAAGCGCAGGCGGCCTCGCGCATGGCGCACCCCACCATCGTGCGTGTGTTCGACGCGGGCGAGGACGCCGAGGTCGGCGTCGACGGGGTCGAGCATCCCGTTCCGTACATCGTGATGGAGCTCGTTCAGGGTCGTCTGCTGAAGGACGTCATCTCCCAGGGCAACGTGCCGACCGACGATGCACTGCGCTACGTCGACGGCATCCTCGAAGCCCTCGAGTATTCGCACCGCGCCGGGGTCGTGCACCGCGACATCAAGCCCGGCAACGTCATGATCACCGACTCCGGCCGGGTGAAGGTCATGGACTTCGGCATCGCCCGCGCGGTGTCCGACTCGTCGTCGACGGTGGCGGAGACCACCGCGATCGTCGGTACCGCCGCCTACTTCTCGCCCGAGCAGGCCAAGGGCGAGTCGGTCGACGCCCGGGCCGACCTGTACTCCACCGGCGTCGTCCTATACGAACTCCTCACAGGGCGACCGCCGTTCCGCGGCGATACCCCCGTGGCTGTCGCCTATCAGCACGTCAGCGAAGCCCCGCTCCCGCCGAGCGAGATCGACGATTCGATCCCTCGAGCGCTGGATGCCGTCGTGCTGCGCGCCCTCGCCAAAGACCCGTTCCAGCGTCCACAGGATGCCGCGAGCTTCCGCGAGGCCCTCGACGAGACGATCGACGGCAAGGCGCCCACCAAGCGGCAGATGTCGGCACTGTCGAATGAGCTGTACGGGCCCAACCCGCGGCAGGCGGCCGAGACCGCGCGCTCGCTCCGGCAGCTCAGCACGGACACGACGATGCGCCGCACGCAGGCCGGGCCCCCCGTGGCCTGGATCTGGGCCGGCGTCAGTGTGCTCGCCGTGCTGCTGGTGGCCGTGCTCATCTGGGTGATGCAGATCCAGCCGGCCCGGGAGGTACCGACGGCGTCTCTCAGCGTGCCGAACGTCGTCGACATGTCGTACGACCGCGCGGCGGAGACGCTGGTGGGTCAGCAATTGACCACGGCGCGCGTGAACCAACCCGACGAGAACATCGCCGCCGGCAACGTGGTCAGCACCGTTCCCGAGGCGGGCACGACCGTCGCGGCCGGCCAGAAGGTCACTCTCTACGTCTCCACCGGACCGGACACCGCAACGGTTCCGACCCTCGAAGGCATCAACGAGAACGAGGCGCGCTCGGCGATCGAAGGGGCCGGACTGTCGGTCGGGTCGATCCGTCGGCAGAACGACCCGGCCCTCGCCGAAGGGACGGTCATCTCGTCCTCTCTCGAGTCGGGTACGGCTGTCGCGAAGGGCACGACGGTCAACCTCATCGTCGCCAGCGGTCAGGTCGTGATCGTCGACTTCACCGGATACACCGTCGATGCCGCCCGGCGCGAGCTGGAGTCCGAAGAGAAGCAGTTGACCGTCCGGACGCAGGACGACCCCGGATGCCGCGCCACGACGCCCCCGACGGTTGCGACGCAATCGCTGGCACCGGGCGAGGTGCCCGTCCACAGCGAGATCACGCTGACGGTGTGCACGGGTTCCTGA
- a CDS encoding anthranilate synthase component II, which yields MRAWRVAVVDNRDSFVHTLAGYVRDLGAETVMRPADEPELPGRIVRDVDAILISPGPGHPDDAGSSVEVVRAAYAEGVPVLGVCLGHQAIATAFGAKVGHAPELLHGITSVIRHSGAGVFHDLPDGFIATRYHSLAVDPASLPADLEVTARTEGGVIMGLRHRAAPIEGVQFHPESVLTEGGHLLLGRWLEDAGLPGARKRGALLHPRGVRNPCTPSA from the coding sequence GTGAGGGCGTGGCGCGTCGCGGTCGTCGACAACCGCGACAGCTTCGTCCACACCCTCGCCGGCTACGTCCGCGACCTGGGAGCGGAAACCGTGATGCGCCCGGCGGACGAGCCGGAACTTCCCGGCCGCATCGTTCGCGACGTCGATGCCATCCTCATCTCCCCCGGCCCCGGTCACCCCGACGACGCCGGTTCCTCGGTCGAGGTCGTGCGAGCCGCATACGCGGAGGGCGTTCCCGTCCTCGGCGTCTGCCTGGGCCACCAGGCCATCGCGACGGCGTTCGGCGCGAAAGTGGGACACGCTCCGGAGCTGCTGCACGGCATCACGAGTGTCATCCGTCATAGCGGCGCGGGCGTGTTCCACGATCTCCCCGACGGGTTCATCGCCACGCGATACCACTCGCTCGCCGTCGACCCGGCATCGCTTCCTGCCGACCTCGAAGTGACGGCCCGGACCGAGGGGGGAGTCATCATGGGCCTCCGGCACCGCGCCGCGCCCATCGAGGGCGTCCAGTTCCACCCGGAGAGCGTGCTCACCGAGGGTGGGCACCTTCTGCTCGGCCGTTGGCTCGAGGACGCGGGGCTGCCCGGTGCCAGGAAGCGCGGCGCCCTGCTTCACCCGCGTGGGGTCAGGAACCCGTGCACACCGTCAGCGTGA
- a CDS encoding class E sortase, with the protein MHTDTQPQTRRARRAASETAPAPAPARRRGVSVIGVIGDLLVTAGVVVLLFVVWQLWIGDAIIGAQFKDQGKELSEQWAADPVPPLPSASAAPAEPGQPAGPATADPPALEQPADAERFGVVHIPRLGPDYHFTVAGGVSASRTLDPIGLGHYPDTAMPGGVGNFAIAGHRGSHGAPFADLPSLRVGDAVVIEMQEGWFTYRFRNLEYVRPDGVDVLLPLPQQPQVEATDRVITMTTCSPRYGFSERAIAYGVFESFTPRTDAGPPLSLTTGVA; encoded by the coding sequence GTGCACACCGACACGCAGCCGCAGACCCGTCGCGCCCGGCGCGCGGCGTCCGAGACCGCGCCGGCACCCGCACCCGCGCGCCGTCGGGGTGTGTCGGTGATCGGCGTCATCGGCGACCTGCTCGTCACGGCCGGAGTCGTCGTGCTGCTCTTCGTGGTGTGGCAGTTGTGGATCGGCGATGCCATCATCGGGGCGCAGTTCAAGGACCAGGGCAAGGAGTTGAGCGAGCAGTGGGCGGCGGATCCCGTCCCCCCGCTTCCGAGCGCATCCGCCGCGCCGGCCGAGCCCGGCCAGCCCGCCGGGCCGGCGACGGCCGACCCGCCCGCCCTCGAGCAGCCGGCGGATGCCGAACGCTTCGGCGTGGTGCACATCCCGCGTCTGGGACCCGATTACCACTTCACCGTCGCAGGAGGGGTCAGTGCTTCACGCACGCTCGACCCGATCGGCCTCGGGCATTACCCCGATACCGCGATGCCGGGCGGAGTCGGCAACTTCGCCATCGCCGGCCACCGCGGAAGCCACGGGGCGCCCTTCGCCGACCTGCCCTCGCTGCGCGTCGGTGATGCCGTCGTGATCGAAATGCAGGAGGGCTGGTTCACGTACCGGTTCCGCAACCTCGAGTACGTCCGTCCCGACGGTGTGGACGTGCTGCTGCCGCTCCCGCAACAGCCCCAGGTCGAGGCGACCGACCGCGTCATCACCATGACGACCTGCAGCCCTCGCTACGGTTTTTCCGAGCGGGCCATCGCCTACGGCGTCTTCGAATCGTTCACACCGCGCACCGACGCGGGCCCGCCGCTTTCCCTCACCACCGGAGTCGCCTGA
- a CDS encoding cell division protein CrgA: MARTGKGDDPIAERNDGNAAPNPVWFLPIMIGLMLIGLVWVLVFYLSNSTFPIPGIGAWNLVIGFGIAFVGFLMTTRWR; encoded by the coding sequence ATGGCTCGAACTGGCAAGGGCGACGACCCGATCGCTGAACGCAACGACGGCAACGCGGCTCCGAACCCGGTGTGGTTCCTGCCCATCATGATCGGTCTCATGCTGATCGGCCTGGTGTGGGTCCTGGTGTTCTACCTGAGCAACTCAACTTTCCCCATTCCCGGTATCGGCGCCTGGAACCTCGTGATCGGCTTCGGCATCGCCTTTGTCGGCTTCCTGATGACTACCCGGTGGCGCTGA